In a genomic window of Myotis daubentonii chromosome X, mMyoDau2.1, whole genome shotgun sequence:
- the USP26 gene encoding ubiquitin carboxyl-terminal hydrolase 26, with the protein MAAITVHGFVQIWNMDTGMSKLKEAFIETMERNKKARLVIHFSTGEYTTFQLGNNIKNIVFRSYGENQNYLHLTFQNNSFLFIRKLSSRDAKNLTMFLERAHQNNLQSPMRTDMGRSVFASTKTQKKINKTLFDKIYQKLVSGFFELGEGSSTPDLQKLLLDTSKLSMLTFKELLKEGLRKRKRMASSDSDIYGKFQEEDKSVRNKKFKTDPLEYVTDDEKEQMWLKELKESKLDYLFETTSTGNSFLDGTCFIQTLAEKIYLILLLKSFCSEDDPEWERLKMTFDFYPEKLCQGLPNLGNTCYMNAVLQSLFSIPSFAYDLLYQGFPWSEIPLDALSLCLSHLLILKDIYSIKTKERLLVNIKNAISTVAEMFSDNTQNDAHEFLGHCLDQMKGNMEKLNTIWMAKIESEKEDSPQQFFADNAVTKRLVCPVTTNFEVELLHSITCKACGQVVLKTEVNNYLSINLPQRTKTHPLSIQSTFDHFFGAEELEYKCGKCKHKTSVSTHKFSRLPRVLIVHLKRYSFNKFWSLRKDDQEVIVSKYLKVSSHCTESTKPPFPLNENVHIRDFHLLKFFHKINFEILKSLTPSTKLTSKSNDCLAPHIESDKESEPQKDQIFELSKEQEQNNLGKHSELTTAESLLVNSGYDTAIEKEPLVPGLMRNLENTNLSVVREDEGKPTSGPDTSEEVHIQEVPRNPKRKKYEKASMFAAVDSVTETIEDFSEDEKNEISEEFSNVPGQTPQCEKVRIYEEALWQALLQSLPKSGAQCHTDNLTRPTELSFQEANVNSRGASGSNKNLGHKDFLAKKKTEAKAKNPNPKIRDPHAYRLIGVISHLGNTLNSGHYISDAYDFERKVWFTYNDMQVSSIQEVVMRESRLRTGYMFFYMHNDIFEELLGREENSQPHSTKAEKTHQEE; encoded by the coding sequence atggctGCTATAACAGTACATGGTTTTGTTCAAATATGGAACATGGATACTGGGATGTCTAAATTGAAAGAAGCATTTATTGAAACaatggaaagaaataagaaagctAGATTGGTGATTCATTTCAGCACTGGAGAATATACAACTTTTCAGCTAggtaataatattaaaaacatagtCTTTAGATCCTATGGAGAAAATCAAAATTACCTGCATTTAACTTTCCAAAATAATAGCTTCTTGTTTATTAGAAAATTATCCTCTAGAGATGCTAAAAATTTGACAATGTTCTTAGAGAGAGCCCATCAAAATAATCTTCAATCACCCATGAGAACTGATATGGGTAGAAGTGTCTTCGCCAGCacaaaaacacagaagaaaatcaataaaactttatttgacaAAATCTATCAGAAGTTAGTAAGTGGATTTTTTGAGCTAGGAGAAGGAAGTAGTACACCTGACCTTCAGAAGTTGCTTTTGGATACATCAAAATTATCAATGCTTACTTTCAAAGAGTTATTAAAGGAGGGattgaggaagagaaaaaggatggCATCATCTGATTCAGATATATATGGGAAATTTCAGGAAGAGGATAAATCTGTAAGAAACAAGAAATTCAAGACAGATCCCTTGGAGTATGTAACTGATGATGAGAAGGAACAAATGTGGTTGAAAGAgttaaaagaaagtaaattggattatttattcGAGACCACTTCTACTGGAAATTCTTTCCTAGATGGCACTTGTTTTATTCAAACTCTCgctgagaaaatatatttgatactTCTATTGAAATCATTCTGTAGTGAGGATGATCCAGAGTGGGAGAGACTCAAGATGACCTTTGACTTTTATCCAGAGAAACTATGTCAAGGCCTCCCCAATTTGGGAAACACCTGTTACATGAATGCAGTTTTACAGTCACTATTTTCTATTCCATCCTTTGCTTATGATTTACTCTATCAGGGTTTCCCATGGAGTGAAATCCCCCTTGATGCTCTTAGCTTGTGCCTGTCACATTTGCTTATTTTGAAAGACATTTATAGCATAAAAACCAAGGAGAGATTACTTGTCAATATTAAAAATGCCATTTCAACAGTTGCAGAGATGTTCTCTGACAACACACAGAATGATGCTCATGAGTTTTTAGGTCACTGTTTAGATCAGATGAAAGGCAACatggaaaaattaaatacaatttggATGGCTAAAATTGAATCTGAAAAAGAAGATTCACCCCAACAGTTTTTTGCTGACAATGCTGTCACCAAAAGGCTTGTTTGTCCTGTCACCACTAATTTTGAGGTTGAGTTGCTGCACTCTATTACTTGTAAAGCCTGTGGTCAGGTTGTTCTCAAGACAGAGGTTAATAATTATCTCTCCATCAACCTTCCCCAAAGAACAAAAACACATCCTTTGTCTATTCAATCTACTTTTGATCATTTCTTTGGAGCAGAAGAGCTTGAGTATAAATGTGGGAAGTGTAAACACAAGACTTCTGTTTCAACGCACAAATTCAGTAGGCTACCCAGGGTCCTCATTGTTCATCTGAAACGCTATAGCTTTAATAAGTTTTGGTCATTAAGGAAGGATGATCAGGAAGTCattgtttctaaatatttaaaggtGTCTTCTCATTGCACTGAAAGTACCAAACCACCTTTTCCCTTAAATGAAAATGTACATATTAGGGATTTCCATTTGTTAAAATTCTTTCATAAGATTAATTTTGAAATCCTTAAGTCATTGACACCTTCAACAAAATTGACCTCAAAATCCAATGATTGCTTGGCTCCACACATTGAATCAGACAAAGAGTCTGAACCACAAAAGGACCAGATTTTTGAGTTAAGCAAAGAACAGGAGCAAAACAACCTGGGAAAACACTCTGAACTGACTACAGCAGAGTCCCTCTTGGTAAACTCAGGATATGACACAGCCATTGAAAAAGAGCCATTAGTTCCAGGCTTAATGAGGAATCTGGAAAATACCAACCTTTCTGTGGTCCGTGAAGATGAAGGTAAACCCACCAGTGGCCCAGACACATCTGAAGAAGTTCATATTCAAGAAGTCCCTAGAAATCCAAAACGAAAGAAATATGAGAAAGCCAGTATGTTTGCAGCTGTTGATAGTGTCACGGAGACTATTGAAGATTTTTCTGAAGATGAAAAAAACGAAATTTCAGAAGAGTTCTCAAATGTGCCTGGACAGACTCCGCAGTGTGAAAAGGTGAGAATCTATGAAGAAGCCCTTTGGCAGGCACTGCTTCAAAGCCTTCCGAAGTCAGGTGCCCAGTGCCACACAGATAACCTTACAAGACCTACAGAATTAAGTTTCCAGGAGGCCAATGTGAATTCCCGCGGTGCATCAGGTTCCAATAAAAACCTGGGACACAAAGACTTTTTAGCTAAGAAGAAGACAGAAGCTAAAGCCAAGAACCCAAATCCCAAGATAAGAGATCCTCATGCTTATCGGCTCATTGGTGTTATTAGCCATCTTGGTAATACCCTAAATTCAGGCCATTATATCAGTGATGCCTATGACTTTGAGAGGAAAGTCTGGTTCACTTATAATGATATGCAGGTATCAAGTATCCAGGAAGTTGTGATGCGGGAGTCTAGGCTTCGCACTGGGTACATGTTCTTTTACATGCACAATGATATTTTTGAAGAGCTGTTAGGAAGGGAAGAGAACTCCCAGCCTCATAGCACAAAGGCAGAGAAGACccatcaggaagaataa